GAGAATCAGTGGGCCATTATGGGCATCATGCCCGATTCGGATCCCTGCAATAATATCATCCCCATTTATGGTTGCGGACCTGGCCATACCCAGACTTTCAGCAGTGAATCCGGTAGCGGAATCCGGGACCTGAGTCTCTGTGGCTTTGAAGCCCGGGGTACTGAGCAGGTTTATCGTTTTGTGGCCCCGGTAAGCGGCATCTACAGCATCGAACTGACTGCCACAGGCGATCCTGTGCTCTATGGATGGAGCATGGCCTGCAGTCCGGAAGAATGGAACTGTATCGGAAATCTCAGCGACCAGCAGGGAAGCTATGGCACCATGAACTGGACCGAAGGCGAAACCTACTTTATTTTACTGAAGGGGCTGGATGATACCCCGGAAACCCACCAGTTTTATATCCATTGTCCGGAGGATACCCCCCCGGATCTGCAACTGGACTACTATCTCATTGATGATGACTCTGAGGGGGAGAGTTCCGGGGATGGGGATGGCCTGATTGAACCCGGGGAAACCATTGAACTGACCTTCTGGATCTTCAATAACGGACCCGGGGGGGCTGATGATGTGGAGGTCCTGGTAGAGACCGGCCAGGAGGATATACAGTTTTGGAACCCGGATATATTTATCGGTACGATCCCTGCGGGGGACAGCCGGAGCGGCATCGAAAAAATCACCTTTACCGTGCAGGAGGATTGTCCGGAAGGAGATATCATATTCCATCTGAACGGATCATCCGTGCAGGCAGACTGGAACGCGCAGTTAACTCTTCATATCTATCCTCCTCCCCCGGACCCCTGCGACTATATCCTTCCCATTCCCGGTTGTGGTCCGGAACACAGCCAGTCCTTTAGCGGTGTATCCGGCACCGGGATCTGGGATCTGAACCTCTGCGGGCAGGAGGCCTCCGGCCCGGAGCGGGTATATAGTTTTACAGCCCCGGAAACCGGCACCTACCGCATTGAACTTACTTCCCCGGGAAGCCGTATGCTCTATGGATGGAATACCGTTTGCAGCCCGGATGGCTGGACCTGCATGGACGAGCTGAGTGAGCAGACGGGGAGCTATGGCAGCATGGAGTGGACTGCCGGGAATACCTATTACATCCTTGTTAAGGGGCTGGCCAGTGCCCCGGAAACCCAACAATTCCACATCACCTGTCCGGAACCTCCTGCCTTACCCCAACTGGGAATATTCAACCAGGAGCTGGATGACAATCTGAATCAAAGCGGTGACAATGATGGAGTCCCTGAACCGGGTGAGAATATCAAAATGTATCTCTGGCTAAACAATACCGGTGAGGGAGATGCTCATGATGTATCGGCCGGCCTCACCACGGACGATCCCCATATCACCATCAGTGATTCGGAGGAACTCTTCGGCTTTGTTCCCTCGGGAGAATATAAAAAAGGTCCGGACGGATTTGTTCTGACGATTTCTGAAGAGTGTCCCGGAAAAGAGATCCGTTTTGATCTCGAGATCCAGTCGGAGGAAGGAGTCTGGACGGATCAGATCACCTTCACGGTAATCACCGGCATCCATCCGGATATCGAAAGGGAGAACAGGCTCCTGGTTTATCCCAATCCCGCAGAGAATTTAGTCTTTCTGGAAAGCAGGTATTCCCTGGAAACACCCCTGAAAATTGAGCTGACAGACAACAACGGGAGGCGGCTGCTTGTTACAGAACTGGATCAGATCCATGCAGGAGATGCGATAGGTATAGATATTTCAGACTTTAGTTCCGGGGTATATATCCTGAGTGTAGCCTATTCGGAAAACAGAATATATCAAAAATTAATCAAGTTGCAGTAGCCCGCCCGGGGAAATCTTTATGAAGGAAAGCTTAAATCCGGAATGGTGGAGGAAGAGATTACAGGGACCCCTGCCCGGTGAAGGTGCACAGCTCAGGATGGCTCCTGCCTTCAGAGGCAGCTTTCCATGGCAGGAAAAACCCGTCCATGCCGCTGTGCTGGCCCTGCTCTATCCTTCCAGGGGAGATACACACCTGGTATTTATAAAACGGAACGAATACGACGGTCCGCACAGCGCACAGGTTTCCTTTCCGGGAGGAGCCCGGGAAGCAGGAGATCTTTCCCTGGAGGAGACTGCTCTCAGGGAGACCCGGGAAGAGACCGGTGTTACCGGTTCCATAGAGATTCTTGGATCGTTAACACCACTTCATATACCAGTCAGTAATTATATGGTATATCCTTTTCTGGGATGGATGGAGGAAACTCCGGAGTTTGATCCCGACCCTACAGAGGTTCAATACCTCATTGAAGTAAGTTTGAAAGAGCTGCTGGATCCTGCCCACTGCGATTCGGAAACTATCCGGCATCACGACCGGGCCATAAATGCCCCTTTCTATCGTGTGGGAAAAGATAAAATATGGGGAGCTACTGCAATGATGTTGAGCGAACTACTTCAATTGACTGGGAAACTTCCATAAGCTCTTCGTTCACGATATTCTTATAGTGTTCGTAGCGGTTCATAATATCCTTAACGAAGTTATAGGTCTCAATGCCCCGTGCGAATCCGTGACGGACCACCGGATCAGAATAATAATCCGGATCCGATTTTTTCAGCAACCACTCATCCACACTGCCAAACCACCTGTCGGGGTCTGAATTATAACGTTCCGCCAGTCTTCTGGCGTCCTGGATATGGCCCAATCCAATATTGTAAGAGGCCAGAACA
The Bacteroidales bacterium genome window above contains:
- a CDS encoding thiol protease/hemagglutinin PrtT, which codes for MAPLILPNRKIPCLALIVLGLHISSGLFGAGIDSINAVSVARNFYLSHFLDASHLKKAGSEEFTFSLVHREYGQEDNSTLVKSGSVSSPLYYVFDVGEEDGYVVVAGDDRIPAVLACSFQGSYSRGNQAPAFLDWMDNYKAQISFIMDNDLEESSDITEMWDRYGTDQGTPAPLAVEDVSPLIQSHWNQGCFYNTYCPEDPGGPCDHTLVGCVAMAMAQIIQYWEHPVYVEQIPGYTHSTYGQIDEINQISYNWAAKTNSLGSVSTSQEIEAVAGLLYHCGVSVQMDYGPDGSSAYSGRAYTAFRNIFHYSDASVYISRGSYSGTGWEEMLRTELDNGRPVYYRGNNVSDGGHAFICDGYMGSDYFHFNWGWGGSQDGYFYLDPLHENVIEYNENQWAIMGIMPDSDPCNNIIPIYGCGPGHTQTFSSESGSGIRDLSLCGFEARGTEQVYRFVAPVSGIYSIELTATGDPVLYGWSMACSPEEWNCIGNLSDQQGSYGTMNWTEGETYFILLKGLDDTPETHQFYIHCPEDTPPDLQLDYYLIDDDSEGESSGDGDGLIEPGETIELTFWIFNNGPGGADDVEVLVETGQEDIQFWNPDIFIGTIPAGDSRSGIEKITFTVQEDCPEGDIIFHLNGSSVQADWNAQLTLHIYPPPPDPCDYILPIPGCGPEHSQSFSGVSGTGIWDLNLCGQEASGPERVYSFTAPETGTYRIELTSPGSRMLYGWNTVCSPDGWTCMDELSEQTGSYGSMEWTAGNTYYILVKGLASAPETQQFHITCPEPPALPQLGIFNQELDDNLNQSGDNDGVPEPGENIKMYLWLNNTGEGDAHDVSAGLTTDDPHITISDSEELFGFVPSGEYKKGPDGFVLTISEECPGKEIRFDLEIQSEEGVWTDQITFTVITGIHPDIERENRLLVYPNPAENLVFLESRYSLETPLKIELTDNNGRRLLVTELDQIHAGDAIGIDISDFSSGVYILSVAYSENRIYQKLIKLQ
- a CDS encoding CoA pyrophosphatase, whose amino-acid sequence is MKESLNPEWWRKRLQGPLPGEGAQLRMAPAFRGSFPWQEKPVHAAVLALLYPSRGDTHLVFIKRNEYDGPHSAQVSFPGGAREAGDLSLEETALRETREETGVTGSIEILGSLTPLHIPVSNYMVYPFLGWMEETPEFDPDPTEVQYLIEVSLKELLDPAHCDSETIRHHDRAINAPFYRVGKDKIWGATAMMLSELLQLTGKLP